In a single window of the Nilaparvata lugens isolate BPH chromosome 1, ASM1435652v1, whole genome shotgun sequence genome:
- the LOC111044696 gene encoding uncharacterized protein LOC111044696 has product MSGSSSRVFRPNMLFLVVSVLSCVLMNTEAAFKPREEKTKCPAVKALRNFDLEKLMGSWYVVQYYASSEEDLSYKCMRLEFSMSTNEMSEHMHVYLNFSYVFSDDPDKERLLGNITWIIPDNSHPAHWIHMEDIYEGVYNTYVLDSDYTSWSLLLHCAEKSASPRYLSSFIMSRTIKLPANVISFLREKLPRYEIDLEYMFPMSQHHCSSPQNELHYASGHTGSKRQNGRRHPMKNVHH; this is encoded by the exons ATGAGTGGTTCATCGAGCAGAGTTTTTCGACCAAATATGTTGTTTCTTGTAGTATCTGTGCTAAGTTGTGTGCTGATGAATACTGAAGCAGCTTTTAAGCCTAGAGAGGAGAAAACCAAATGTCCTGCTGTTAAAGCACTTCGCAATTTTGATTTGGAGAAG CTCATGGGCTCCTGGTACGTGGTTCAGTACTACGCCAGCTCTGAGGAGGACCTGTCATACAAGTGCATGCGTTTAGAGTTCTCCATGTCTACCAATGAGATGTCAGAGCACATGCACGTCTATCTCAACTTCAGCTATGTCTTCAGCGATGATCCAGACAAAGAAAGACTTCTTGGCAATATCACCTGGATTATACCTGATAACAGCCATCCGGCACATTGGATTCATATGGAGGATATAT ACGAAGGAGTGTACAACACATACGTTCTGGACTCTGACTACACCAGCTGGAGTCTGCTTTTACACTGCGCCGAGAAATCAGCAAGTCCGCGCTACCTGTCCAGTTTTATAATGTCGCGCACAATCAAACTTCCCGCCAACGTGATCTCGTTTCTGCGCGAGAAATTGCCGCGATACGAGATCGACCTCGAGTACATGTTTCCGATGTCCCAGCACCATTGCTCCAGTCCACAGAATGAGCTGCATTATGCCAGTGGTCACACAGGGAGCAAGAGGCAGAACGGTAGACGACATCCTATGAAGAATGTGCATCATTGA
- the LOC120351087 gene encoding zinc finger protein 271-like produces the protein MESGGLHIHPDSSQEAISVIRESQHSLIQFSTNAGVLGTATAEPFNSVCFKKEKKVKEEAGPTIKVDDIKEDTDRKEVVVKRRVRTCATCDQTFPNAEEFNNHIKRVHPFECKACGRCFMRASGLTLHQKRHLKIKPYRCSYCEKSFVTNQKLTEHHNSHTGNSPHKCSLCEATFKRYSNLVQHRNRTHLKKKRKAKDYFCDCGEVFHSPLKLAWHKEKHDPTPKKCTFCSSRFIHVASLTRHIRKAHDPRYIPEGRKYKLRGFSENVECHICHKICLKGSLRNHMVVHSGVKKYACSSCGKRFFSKWNMKLHMWVHASRSSMPHKCTVKSCKASFIRENDLQDHLRAHKNQKQYSCNYCGRQFLRKYNWVRHTREHEQNKKHECTVCGKKFHRGYYLTEHMRIHTGFRPFTCHICSKQTATKTNHNKHLKTHHAREIIASEN, from the coding sequence ATGGAGAGTGGAGGCCTCCACATTCACCCAGACAGCAGCCAGGAAGCCATCTCGGTCATTCGAGAGTCCCAACACAGTCTCATTCAGTTCTCGACCAACGCTGGCGTTTTGGGTACAGCCACGGCCGAACCGTTCAACAGTGTGTGTttcaagaaggagaagaaagtcAAGGAGGAGGCTGGGCCAACGATTAAAGTGGATGATATAAAGGAGGATACGGATCGTAAGGAGGTTGTAGTGAAACGTAGGGTACGGACTTGTGCGACGTGTGATCAGACCTTCCCCAACGCCGAGGAGTTTAACAACCATATAAAACGTGTACATCCGTTTGAGTGTAAGGCATGCGGTAGGTGTTTCATGCGCGCTTCGGGGTTGACGCTGCACCAGAAACGCCATCTCAAGATCAAGCCCTATCGGTGTAGTTACTGTGAGAAATCGTTTGTTACCAACCAGAAACTGACGGAACACCATAATTCACACACTGGGAATTCCCCCCATAAATGTAGCCTATGTGAGGCAACGTTTAAACGATACTCGAATCTGGTCCAGCATAGGAACAGGACTCACCTTAAGAAGAAACGGAAGGCTAAGgattatttttgtgattgtgGTGAGGTTTTCCATTCGCCTCTGAAACTGGCCTGGCATAAGGAGAAACACGACCCAACCCCGAAGAAGTGCACGTTCTGTAGTTCCAGGTTTATTCATGTAGCCAGCTTGACTAGACATATTAGGAAAGCGCATGACCCACGTTATATCCCGGAGGGACGCAAGTATAAACTGAGGGGCTTCAGTGAGAACGTGGAGTGTCATATATGTCACAAAATCTGTCTGAAAGGATCCTTAAGGAACCACATGGTTGTTCACAGCGGTGTGAAGAAGTACGCGTGTAGTTCTTGCGGGAAAAGGTTTTTCTCGAAATGGAACATGAAGTTGCACATGTGGGTGCATGCGTCACGTAGTTCTATGCCACATAAGTGCACAGTGAAATCGTGTAAAGCGTCGTTTATTAGAGAGAATGATCTGCAGGACCATCTGAGGGCTCATAAGAACCAGAAACAGTATTCGTGTAACTACTGCGGGAGACAGTTCTTGAGGAAGTATAACTGGGTGAGGCACACTAGGGAACACGAACAGAACAAGAAGCATGAGTGTACCGTTTGTGGAAAGAAGTTTCATCGCGGGTATTACCTCACGGAACATATGAGGATACATACCGGGTTTAGGCCGTTCACTTGTCACATATGTTCCAAGCAGACGGCAACGAAAACTAATCACAACAAGCATTTGAAAACGCATCATGCCAGGGAGATAATTGCTAGTGAAAATTAG